TTTCACTTCTTCTGCAGCAGTTGCAACAGCATCAAAGCCAATATAAGCAAAAAATACAGTTGCTGCTCCGTTTACAACACCCGAGAAACCAAACGGCATAAACGGAGTCCAATTTGCAGGTTCAACATACCAAACACCCACAGCAATAAATAGTAGCACGACAGCAATTTTAATGGTAACCATTATGGTGTTAAGCCTTGCGGACTTTTTAACTCCTTGTGACAAAAGCAGCGTGATTATAAAAATTATCGCAATTGCTGGTATGTCCACATAAGTTCCATTTGCTGGATCATACGCACTTGATAGAGCCTTCGGAAGTTGGATTCCAAACCCCGAGAGAAGACCCTGAAAATAACCGGACCAACCGCTGGCAACTGCAGAAGAAGCAAGCCCATATTCAAGGATTAAGACCCAGCCTAACATCCAAGCGATTATTTCTCCGAAGATTGCATAACTATAGGTATAGGCACTGCCTGATACCGGTACGGTTGAAGCAAATTCCGCATAGCAAAGGGCTGCAAATACACATGCCAGACCTGACAAAATGAATGAAATGATTAGTGCTGGACCTGCATGTTCTGCCGCTGCAACTCCTGTTAGAACAAATATTCCTGTCCCAATAATCGCACCTATTCCAAGCATCGTTAGATCAAATGCACCTAATTCTTTCTTCAAGGTTATATCTTTTTGCCCAACTTCCTTAATCAAAGCTGTAATTGATTTTTTCCTAAATAAATTCATGTCTATTACCTCCACGACGTAAAGTCGAAATGTTCAGAAAATATAGTCCTTAAAATGTATATTGGTATAATATAATTAATTTATTAATAAAGCAATATATTTTGAAAAATTAATTATTTTCCTAATAATGCCATCGCGTAATAACTCTATAGTTATTTTTAACTATCCGGATAACTATATTAACAAAATATTTAGGTATACTGAGGTAAATCTCTTCCAACACAAAAAAGCTAACCCGCTAATTAGCAGGCTAGCTTTTTATATCAAAAATTGACAATTTCCTTTTTACCTTCCGGAAGAATCATGGTAACTTCTGTCCCAATACCTAGTTTGCTTTCGTAAGATACTTTTCCCTTCATTGTTTCAATAATTCTTAAGGATACAGATGTACCTAAACCGGTTCCCTTATCCTTTGTCGTATAAAACAATGTTCCTATGCGTGCGAGCTGTTCATGATCCATCCCTTTACCAGTATCAGTTATGTAGATATATGCATGATGGTCTTTAAGCTTGTAGGTTATGGTTACTTTTCCACCTTCAGTGGTTGCTTCTATCGCATTTTTTATTAAATTCACGAGTGCTTGTTTCAACTGATTCCGGTCAGTCAAAAGATGAAAATTACTTGTATCCAGACTACTTTCTAATTGTACCCCTTGCTTTAAGGCAAGAGGTCCAAGAAGCATTTTCACCTCTGATAGCACATCAACCAAGGGGAATTCCTCTAACTTTTCAAATTGAGGTTTCGCAAAGTTCAAGTAATCGTTTATGATAGCCTCTGCACGACCCAATTCACTTAATACAAGAGATAAATAATCGTAATTCTTCCCTTTCTCATCCTGCTGCATAAGCTGTAAAAATCCTTTAACAACCGTTAGCGGATTTCGCACCTCATGGGCAATCGACGCTGCAAGTTCTCCTAATGTATTCAGTTTTTCTGTTCGTTGTATTTCTACCTTCATTCTTGAACTTTCCACTAGCCCCTCATTCAGCTTAGCGGCAATGGCAATCGCAATTGTATCAATTAGTCCAACGATTAATAGATCTGGAATTTTCGTATTGATGGTTAATGACTGCCCTTCGACGCTGTGGAAGGCAGTTAAGGATAAAAAGCAAACAAGCAAGGACCATGCACCGATTACTGCAGTGAGAAGTACTCTTTTATTTGGGGTGAATTTCCAAAATCTATTCATGATGAGGAAGGGAACAATTGCAATTAAAACGGTATTCACGAGACCAAAAAGAACGGTTTCTCCACCCATGATGAATCGTGCTGTAAAAACTGTCGTGAAAACCATTCCTCCCGCAACAGGACCAGCATACAGAAAGGCTAAGATTAACGGAACATAACGCAAATCCCAACTAAAACCATAATTAGCATATGAAAAAATCATGCAGGTTAGTGCTGCTATACTTTGCAATAAGCCGCAAACAACAGGAGAATCGAGTTTTCTTTTATTATCGGTGAGAACACTATAAAGCAGAACGGGTGAAAGTGTAATAAGCAAATTCAAAAGAAGTTTTTCTGCCAACATGTAATTGCCTCCAAGAAACATCTATATGATAAAACAATACGACATAAATCTTCAGTATCCTTCCATCATATTTATATTTCTTGTAATATTTTATCGATTTTTACCAGAAAATGTCCCATAAAAAACGTAACATCTTCTATCTTCATCTATCTCCCTTGAGTCAAGTTCAAACTCCATAAATTTACCGTCCTTTTGAAGGTAGATAATGTCGGAATGTAACGTTGTCAGTATCTCTTCATGGCTCCAAACATCTTTTCTTTCCACTAATGTAGATGTTGTATCCTTCAGTTCCCTTACTTCAAAACCAATGTGAGAATAGATTGTATCGGCGGAATCATTGGTGTAGCTTTCCTTTGATAGATATAAAACTGCCGTTCCATCCGGGTCCATAGCAGTGGCATTTACCACATATGTCTCTCCTTCTTTTACGAAGAATTCGCAAGTCATTCTTGCGACTGCTTCGACATGAGTAATATTCTGGTAATTCCACAAGGCAGGATATTGTTTTATCTTGTCATCAAGTCGATATTCCAACCTCATTTGCATCCCTCTTTTCTTTTTCTTTTTATCTTACACCATTGTTTTCCTAAAATTTACTTTTATAATGTAATTATAACAAAGAAAAACACACGCGCATTGCCAAGGGCTGCTTGCGCTAGACATTCAAAAAGGAGCGTGAGAAAGGTGAAGAAAACCCATTGGTTAATCACTGGCGTTCTTACTTCTCTTGTGGCTGGAACGACCGTAACCGGTTGTTCCCAGGCACAGGACTTACCCCCAGTACCAGAAGACACGGACTGTTCAGACTGGGAATGGGATGATGATGAAGGAGTTTGGCAATGTGACGATACACGTTCGACCCACTATGGCCATTTCTTTTACGGGGGATTGTTTTTCCATAGCAGATCAGCTTTATTAAATTCGTCTGCTTACAAGTCTTATAAGTCTTCCTCTAGCTTTAAAGGCGGATTTGGGAGCGGATCTAAAGGTGGATTTGGAGGTTAATAAGCATGTCCACGTACACAAGGGACCGAAATCAATTTTACTCCAGATTTCCTGAATTTTGGTCCAACTTATACGGAAGCGAATACAGTCTTTATCATATTCAAAGCATTACAGAACAGACGCACACCGATTTGAAGGTAGCAACTGAACGAATGGGCAGGGTATTTTTTAAAACTGCCGGACTCCTGCGCAGTCTTGAAGACAAACAGCTTCTTGAACTTGGTTTTCCTGCCGCAAGTCTTCCATTTCTACGGATAAAAAGTCTTTTTCCTGAAACGGTTATCTCTCGATTTGATTTTGCTTTGACAAGCAGTGGTGTAAAAATGCTTGAGTTTAATGCTGATACCCCTACTTTTATTGTTGAATGCTTCAAAATCAACGGAGAGGCATGTACTGAATTCGAATATCGTAATCCCAATGAAAACCAAGAGCGGCTTCTGTCTTCTGGTATTACTAAAGCCGTCCTCGAATCGGGAAAAGGCCATGTATCACCTAATGTGGTGTTCACAGCCCACCGTGACCATATCGAGGATTGGAATACAACGGTGTATTTAAGTCAGCTATGTAAAGTTCCTAATCAAATCGTCCCCCTATCAGACCTGCAAATTACGGATGGTGCACTTTTAGATTCTAATGGTGTACCCATCGATGTTTTATATCGCCAGACCTATCCTCTTGAACATTTACTTGAGGATCGAGATCCAAATACAGGAGATCTGGTAGGGGTTGAATTATTACAACTTGTGAAGGACCGAAAATTAGCCATGGTTAATCCTGTTTCAGCATTTCTGCTTCAACCAAAATCCATTCAGTGTCTTATATGGGGCTTAGCAGAAAATGAAGGATTTTATACGAAGGAAGAACAAGATTGGATAAAAACATATATGCTGCCTACCTACCTTGAAACAGATGGATTTGCAGGTACCGCTTCATATGTCCAGAAACCATCTTTCGGAAGAGAAGGAGACACCATTACCATATGGGATCAACACAGCGAAGTAGACACACAAAATCCCTCCCAAACTTACAATAACGAACTGCCTGTCTATCAGTCGTATGTCCCTCTTCCTGTTGTTTCACTTGAAACAGAAAAGGGTTTCGAAGAACTATCTATTGTATTTGGGTCTTTCCTTATTGCTGGGAAACCGAGCAGTATTGGAATCCGAGCGGGTGGAAAAATCACAGGAAATGAATCTTACTTCTTACCAGTAGGAATAAAAAAGGAGGAGTTTAATTGTTAGATTTCTTAATCTATTTGGCTGTTTCTTTAGCTTTATTACTCGTTGGACTCTTTTTAATGGAAATCACCACAAAGGTCAAGGAATTCGCCTTAATGGCAAAAGGAAATAAAGCTGCAAGCTATGTTCTGGGAGGAAGGCTTCTAGGGCTGGCAATTGTTTTATATTCTGCACTGGCTAACTCCATCTCGCTAGTAGATATGGTCATTTGGGGAGGAGTTGGAATCGCAGCGCAGATTATTGTCTTTTACCTAACTGAATGGGTCACACCTCGGAGGTTTAACGTATCCCAGAGCATTGAAGAGAATAATACTGCCGTTGGTCTTTTTCTACTATTATTGTCCGTATCTATTGGGATTGTTATTGCTGGTTGTTTGACATATTAAAAAACGCATCTTCTAAGGTGCGTTTTTTTATAGCTTTTGATATGTAAGCTTATCACAGATGATAAATAATCTAGCTCCCTTAGGAATCGGCTCATTCCATTTCTTAAGTATGTTCAAATCATTCCTATCGGCTATTAACTGTGCCCCTTTTTCTTTAAGTTGTTCATATGCTGCACCATACGTTTTCCACTCAGGATTTACGCGGACTTCCCAAAGATCACTTCCCCCATCTCCATCCTGTCTGCTTAGCAATTGTGTAAATAGGTGGCTTGCTCCTTTCATTTGTGCCGACTTCGCCATTAGGTTGGACACAGACCCATTTGATAAGATAAACTCATCAATCTTTACATGCTTAAAATTATCAACATGCTTTTCGTTTACGATTTCTGCAATCGTATAAATACTATTATCTGTTCGATCATCGTAACGTTCGATGGACGATGCAACTAAAAGGGTTTTTCCATCCACTAAGTCAGGATTAGCAATACCTTCAGCTGCAAACAGCAAAACAGCTTGAGCATTTTCAATTTTTGACTTACTTAATGTCTCTACATCCGTCGGACTACCTTGAATATAATGAAATCGTTCATGCTCAAAAGGAGTCTTTTCAAATTCATCTATCAATACGATATCTGTTTTCTCGTCACCTAATAATAATTCTTTAATGGTACTCTTACTTTTGGCAGTCCAGCCAATTATGACAAAGTGATTTTCACCTTTGTAAAACAACTTCCCCTCCTCCTTCCGCTTTTTATACTGGGAGACCCCCTCAACAATCACCCCAATAACGGTTCCAAATAGACCAATACCCAAAGTATAAACCACAATCATAGCCCACGTTCTTCCTGCTTCAGTAGTTGGATATACATCTCCATAGCCTACCGTAGTCATCGTTGTAAGAATCCACCACACAGCATGTAAGCTGCTTTCAAACGTCTTAGGCTCTATAATTCGCATAATTTCTGCATTTACGATAATAAAAAGCAAGGTAAACAGAATCACTGTTCGATATTTGTACCGTGAGGCTGTGAGGAACAGTTTACGAAAAAAAAGCATTTTTCCCCTCCTTTCCATTTCTACTACTATAATTTCTACTTAGGGTTCTTATTTCCTTTTTTTGAAAAATAAGTGCGAATAATATCTTTGCCAGATATTATATTGACAAATCCAACAGTAGGGTGTAATATTATTAATTGTGCTTTAGATTTTATGTAACTTGTAATAGATAGATAACGCAATGTAAGAATTTTTTTCTGGCATTCTGCTTATGTTTTAAAAGTAAAACTTATTCACGCTGGATCGGCTTCGGAGCCGTAAGGATGTAAGAGAGGTAGGGCTTACATCGTTTAGGTATAAACCATCAGGTGGAAGAGTAACCGCGGCAAATTGGTCTTTTAATACCATTTATTATATATAAATACTTACCTTGCGATGGCTGACAATCAGAAACAACCATTCACAAGTTACAATAGTGGTCCATCTAGGATCAAAGCAAAAGAAGGCAGAGGATATTCCTCTGCCTTCGTCCAATTTATAAGAAATTTCAAGGACGTACAGCCTTAATTTTTCGTACCACTTGATTGATAACTTCTGAAAAAACAAGACCAAATGCAATCGATCCTGATAGTAACGTTACTTTTGCTCCTAATGCTAATGCTTGAAAGTAATCGTCCTCGACAAAGTTTCTCATTGTATCGTAGGCTAAACCACCAGGAACTAAAGGAATGATTCCTGCAACACTAAAAATAATAACAGGTGTTTTATAAAACTTAGCTAACTCCTGACTGACTATCCCTACAAAAAGGGTGGCTCCTAGTGTGGCTAAAACGGGATCTCCCGAATACTTTTCCGCTATATAATAGATAATCCATCCACCCATTCCAACAAGTCCGCATTTTACTAACGTCTCCTTTGGTGCATTAAAAATCACTCCAAAAGCGGCCGTGGCAATAAAGCTTGTAATTAATTGTCCAATGATATCCACATTAAACCTCCATTTACACAAAAGATAAAACTACTGCAATTCCAGATCCGATAGCAAAAGCTGTTAACAATGCTTCCGCACCTTTAGATAATCCCGAAACTAAATGTCCCGCCATTAAATCTCTTACTGCATTCGTGACTAAAAGCCCTGGAACTAACGTCATCACGGACCCAATAATAATTTTATCTAACTGCTGCCCTGCTCCTATTTTCACAAGGAAAAAGGATAGTAAGCCAATAATGAATGAGGCCAAAAATTCTGAGAAAAACTTCACAGGTATATAACGGTGAAAATATAAAAAACCGATATAACCTACTCCTCCAGATAACATGGCTGGGATAAAATCAATCCACTCACCCATAAACATAATCATAAAACATCCACTGGCAATTGAGGCTGCTGCAACCTGAACCATAAATGGAAAGGTTACATTTAAAGCATCGAGCTCTTTTAGAAGTGTTAGAGCTGATTCCAGATTTAATTCACCACTAGTAATCCTACGTGAAATACTATTTACCATAGCTACTTTTTTTAAGTCGGTAGACCTTGTTGATATTCGAATTAATTTCGTTTTGGTGGGTTCAGCACCTTCTGCTGAAAAAATAATCCCTGTTGGTGTTACATAACTGTGTGAATTTTCAATTCCAAACGCAGCGGCCATTCTCATCATCGTATCCTCAACTCGATAGGTTTCTCCACCGCTTTGAAGCATAATTTTCCCCGCAAGCAAACATACTTCCATTATTTCATATGTGAGTGTTTTTTCATTTTCCATCTAACGTTCACCACATTACACTTTCTTTTTATGATTTCTTAAGTTTAATCAAAAACCTTCTGTTTATCAATCAAATAGACGTCAAAAGAAAAAAAGCAGGAGCTCCTGCTTTTTTATTTGCTTATATTGTTTTGGAGATTAGAAAAATCCAAATCCTGATAATAACTATTTTTAACTAAAATATTCGGACCAAGACACGATACAGCAGAACAATGACAACTCAATTCCTTAGCAATCGCAGAAGATTGCCAGTTTTCATACGCGTCAGTCAGCTTTGTATTTAGGACATTCCCGAGTGGCGGTGTATCACCAAAATCAGTAACGATAATATCCCCATTAAAAATATTAACATTTAGACGTGACCGTCCATCAGGATCATTTCTAACCGTTACATTTCTGCTTTGATAGAGTCTAGTTAATAGCTTTAAATCCTCTTCTTTATGACTGCACGCATAAAAAGGAAGTGTACCAAAAAGCATCCATACATTATCATCACGAACATCTAATAAATGATGAATAGCTTCTCTAATTTCATTCAGGGATAACGTTTCTAGATTACTAGCAAAATCACTTGGATACATAGGGTGGACCTCATGTCGCTGACACAGCATCTCATCAACAATTTGGCGATGAATTTTCTCCAAATGCGGCAATGTTCGTTTGTTAAGCATTGTTTCCGCAGATACCATGACACCAGCCTTTACTAATTCCCTGCTGTTTTCTATCATTCTGTTAAAATACTTTTCTCGTTGTTTGAAATCAGGTTTATTTGCCATCCTAGCAAATCCACCTTCAACAAAATCATCTACTGTTCCCCAATTATGCGAGATATGTAAAACATCCAAATAAGGAATAATCAATTCATAGCGTGCTAAATCGAGCGTTAAATTCGAATTGATTTGCGTCCGAACTCCATGTTCATGTGCATATTTTAATATTGGCACCACGTAATTTTTTATAGAAGACAAGGAAAGCATCGGCTCGCCACCTGTAATACTAAGTGACCGAAGAGTTGGAATTTCATCTAACCTCTGCAAAAGCAACTCCAGCGGAAGTGCTGCAGGGTCTTTTGTTTGAAGGGTGTACCCTACTGCACAATGCTCACAGCGCATATTACATAAAGTTGTTGTCGTGAATTCGATATTGGTAAGCTGCGGTTTTCCGTATTGTTTTATATCATTATAAGCTTCCCATGGATCATAATCAGGGGTTATCTTTTTCAAATAGGACATAGCAAACTCCTTAGAACAGTATTAGAAAAACCACTTCATTATAGCCGAAATATGGTTTTTATGGATAATTTAATGCTTTTTAAGAAACTTATGTTAGTAATTTATCTATTATTCTATGCATGCATAATTTAATGTACTATGATTGACACTAAAAAGATAGAATTTGTTATCGATGGATGGTGATAAGAAAAATGGAAATGCCGCTCTTGAGTGAGGTAGAAAAGCTGGCGTTAAAGAAAGTAAAAATCTATAGACAAAGCAGGTTAAGGTATATTTTACGAGCCATGCTAGCAAGTATGTTTATCGGATTTGGTGTAATCGTTGCTTTTAAGACTGGTAACTACTTTTATTTGGAACATTCCCCGTTTGCCTACCCGATGGCCGCCCTTACCTTTGGGGCAGCAATTATTTTAATAGCCTACGGCGGAGGAGATTTGTTTACTGGTAATACTTTTTATTATACCTATGCAGCACTAAGAAGGAAAATGGCTTGGTTAGAAGTGACCCAGCTCTGGGTTAGCAGCTACATAGGAAATATTTTAGGTGCAGCAGTTTTTGCTTTTTTAATTTTCACAACAGGTCTTTATGAAGAATCATCGGTTAATGGCTTTTTATTAAGTGTTGTGGAAAAGAAAATGCAAGTTCCAACGATGGAATTGTTTTTTCGAGGAATTCTGTGTAATTGGCTCGTTTGTCTAGCCTTCTTTATCCCAATGGGTCTAAAAGGCGACGGACCAAAAATGTTTTCGATGATGCTTTTTGTATTCTGCTTTTTTATTTCCGGCTATGAGCACAGCATTGCCAATATGTGTACGTTTGCCATTGCGTTAGTGTTGAATCATCCTGGGACAATCTCATGGGGCGGTGTTTTCCATAACCTAATCCCAGTAACCATTGGCAACTTGATTGGCGGAGGTATATTAATGGCTTGGATGTATCATTTTGTTAATAAACCTTTTTTGGATGAGTATAAGGAATGATTCTTTATCGACAAATTCCCGGGAAATATCAACAAATTAACACGGCAGACGACAAATACATAATTAATTTGCTACGCATTTTATAATCTATGATAAACAATGAAAAACACTGGATGTGAGTTCAATCCAGTGTTTTCTTCTATCCTTATTTATTTTTGCTTAAAAAGTATATATACCCTTTTATCATGAAGTAACTTACTTCTTCAGGTAACTGTTCTTTGATAGGCTTTAAACGATCTCTGCCAACCTCTTCCACTACTTTTTCTATTAATTGAAGGTAATCAGCAGGAATAAGCCTGGTGAAATCTACTGACATTCCTTGTTGTGCACATTGAATTAAATGGTTTTCAACCGTGCTCAGTGCCAGATCACGTTTTTGGGCAATTTGTTCTATTGATACGTTTTGCTCGTGCAACTGGAAGGTCTCTAAGTGTGAATCACCAACTGCTTTTTTAGTGGCCTTTTTGGGAGTAGCAGCCTGTGGCTGCTCGGCTTGGCGTTCTGGATGTGCTTCACAAAATGAACGAATGGCTTGAATAAAATTAAGTCCATATTTCTTCAGTTTATGTTCTCCTACTCCACTTACATTTAAAAATTCCTCGTTTGTCCGGGGCAGTCTAGCACACATGTCTTTTAACGCAGCATCAGAAAAAATAACAAATGGCGGCACTTTTTCTGTTTCAGCAATCGCCCTTCTTACTTCACGTAAGGTTTCGAACAATGGGTCATCCTGTGAAATTTCTCTAACTTTAACAGTTTCTCTGCGATGGACTTGTTCTTTTCCAAGCAAGACATCTTTTCCTTTAGGAGAAACAAATATAGTAGGAAATTGTCCTTGTTCTATTGCAATTAGTTCTTGAGAGATTAAGAACTCGATAAAATCACTGACTTCCTTTGAACCTTTTTCCTTCATAATTCCGTACGTAGTAAGCTTATCAAAGCCCATTTCTGTCACTTTTTTATTCTTGGATCCTGTTAGTACTTGAGCTGTCAGTGTTTTACCAAATCTCTGTCCCATTCTGATTATACAAGACATTACCATTTGCGCTTCTTTTGTTACATCGTTACTTGAGCGGGAATCGAGACAATTCCCACACCTTCCGCATGTCTCGGTTTCTGTTTCCCCAAAATATTTTAAAATAAACTCTTGCAAACAGTTTTCTGTGTGGCAGTAGTCGACCATTTGCTGCAGCTTTTCAAGTTCCGCATGAATTCGGGACCGATCACTCGATTGGTCAATTAAAAAACGTTGAACTTGGACATCTTGGGAGGAGTAAAGGAGAATACATTCACTCTCGAGTCCGTCCCTGCCAGCACGTCCCGCCTCTTGATAGTAGCTCTCCATATTTTTGGGGAGTTGGAAATGGAGGACATATCGGATGTTAGACTTATCGATTCCCATCCCAAAAGCTGATGTTGCCACCATAACGGAGGCTTCATCTTTTAAAAATCGATCCTGCTCGCTGATGCGCTCGGCGTCTCCCATTCCTGCATGATAACGGGCGACATTGATGTTTTCCTTTTTTAGTCTTTCATAAAGCTGGTCAACGTTTTTCCGGGTGGCTGCATAGATGATACCTGCTTCTTTTTCATTCTTTTTTAAATAATCTCTAACAAAGTGAAGTCTGTCTTGACCTTTAATTACAGAAAAAGTAAGGTTCTCTCTTTCGAATCCAGTAATGATTGAATTCTCTTCTTCGATATTGAGTGTTTCACAGATATCGTCCCGAACCCTTGGTGTTGCGGTTGCGGTTAGAGCAATGACATTCGGTTTTTGCGGAAGGCTTCGGACCATTTGCTGGATATGGCGGTAGCTTGGGCGAAAATCATGTCCCCATTGTGAAATACAATGTGCTTCATCAACTGCTACTAAAGGAATGTCCATTTGTTTAAGGTCCTCGATAAATTCACGAGATTCTAGCCGCTCGGGTGCTACGTAGAGGAGCTTGTACATTCCTTGTTTTGCTTCCCAGATTCGTTGGTTGGCTTCATTGTAATTGAGTGAGCTATTGATAAAAGTTGCAGGAATTCCTACCTGTACGAGGGCATCGACTTGATCCTTCATAAGTGAGATTAACGGGGATATTACAATCGTGGTACCAGGTAGAACAAGTGCAGGAATTTGATAACAAATTGATTTTCCTCCGCCAGTTGGCATAACACAAATCGTGTTTTCTCCAGCTAATACAGATTGGATAGCAAGCTCCTGCCCGTTTCGAAAGGATGAATAGCCAAAATGAGATTCTAACAATTGTTGAGCTTTTTCAAATAACAAAACGTCTCCCCCTTCTACTATTTAATCTTCTATCATTATACCTCTTTTTAGGATTATTCAAGAGAGTATTTTTCCTCTTAACGAGAGTGAATTGTGTTGCCCGAGAATAAAGTTCCACCATCCGCCAGTGAATTTCGCTATCCGCCAGTGAATTTCACTATCCGCCAGTGAATTTCGCTATCCGCCAGTAAATTTCACTATCCGCCAGTAAATTTCACTATCCGCCAGTAACTTTCGCTATCCGCCAGTAACTTTCGCTATCCGCCAGTAACTTTCGCTATCCGCCAGTAACTTTCGCTATCCGCCAGTGAATTTCGCTATCCGCCAGTGAATTTTGCTATCCGCCAGTGAATTTTGCTATCCGCCAGTGAATTTTGCTATCCGCCAGTGAATTTTGCTATCCGCCAGTGAATTTTGCTATCCGCCAGTGAATTTTGCTATCCGCCAGTGAATTTTGCTATCCGCCAGTGAATTTTGCTATCCGCCAGTAAAAAGGCCGCTGAGATATACTCGGCGGCCTATTTAATCATCATCCCTGTGTAAATAGCTCTTCTAACTGCTTCCGGAGCACAAATTTCTGGATTTTGCCACTTGCATTACGCGGCAATGCTTCACAGAATACATATTTACGCGGGCGTTTGTAGTTTGCAAGACTCTCACTGTTTTTACAATAGTCTTCTAGATCCTGCTCAGTCAGCTGAGGGTTCTTTTTTACGACAAAAGCGGTAACCGTTTCACCCCAGCGGTCATCTGGCTGACCAACAATCGCGACATCCAATACACCCTCATGTGCATGTAAAACATCCTCGACCTCACGTGGATAAATGTTTTCCCCGCCGCTAATGATCATGTCATCTACACGGTCATTGACATAGAGGAAGCCCTCATCATCTAGATAACCGATATCGCCTGAATGATACCAGCCTTTATACATCGATTTTGCTGTCGCTTCTTCACGATTAAAGTAGCCTGCCATCATGCACGGACCTTTAACAATAATCTCGCCTGTTTCCCCAACTGGAACCACATCATCAGGATCTGACGGACCATCCTCTCTAGTACGAACGACGCGAATATCATGATTAAACGCAGCTTGCCCAGCTGAACCAGCCTTTCTAAGCTGATCCTTTTCGGATAAGAAGGTGATAGCAGGACCCATTTCTGTCATCCCATAGGCTTGAACTAACCCAATACCGAACCTGTCATGGAGAGCGTGCACAAGAGACGGTGCCATTGGAGCAGCACCATATAAACCAAGCTTCAGACTCTCCGTATTATATTGGCTTAAATCCTCTTGCAGCAGCATGTTCCACATCGTAGGCGCTGCAAAAAACTTTGTGATTTTCTCTTGCTGAATTAATTGTAAGATCACTTTCGGATTAAATTGGTGAAGGATAACGTTTCGTGCTCCAGCCTGAATTCTTGGCAAAAAGGCACAGTGAAGCTCAGCGCAATGGAACATGGGAGCGGTAACAAGACCAACATCCTCTGAATCTAGCTTTTGAGCAGCAATACATAGCATACTTTGGTCTACCATATTT
This genomic stretch from Neobacillus niacini harbors:
- the yfkAB gene encoding radical SAM/CxCxxxxC motif protein YfkAB — its product is MSYLKKITPDYDPWEAYNDIKQYGKPQLTNIEFTTTTLCNMRCEHCAVGYTLQTKDPAALPLELLLQRLDEIPTLRSLSITGGEPMLSLSSIKNYVVPILKYAHEHGVRTQINSNLTLDLARYELIIPYLDVLHISHNWGTVDDFVEGGFARMANKPDFKQREKYFNRMIENSRELVKAGVMVSAETMLNKRTLPHLEKIHRQIVDEMLCQRHEVHPMYPSDFASNLETLSLNEIREAIHHLLDVRDDNVWMLFGTLPFYACSHKEEDLKLLTRLYQSRNVTVRNDPDGRSRLNVNIFNGDIIVTDFGDTPPLGNVLNTKLTDAYENWQSSAIAKELSCHCSAVSCLGPNILVKNSYYQDLDFSNLQNNISK
- a CDS encoding fatty acid--CoA ligase, with product MTTTIGKVFELTVRRYPNKEAIYDVRKNFRYTYKEWNEQVNRLANALLNEGVKKGDRVSTFMFNTEELGTAFFACAKIGAIFNPINFRLMPEEVAFILSDASPKVVLFEKALESVISAIENRFDGMAFWFIDEETPAYAVSYQEKLAVASSEEIHAEVNENDIYAFIYTSGTTGRPKGVMHNHRNMVDQSMLCIAAQKLDSEDVGLVTAPMFHCAELHCAFLPRIQAGARNVILHQFNPKVILQLIQQEKITKFFAAPTMWNMLLQEDLSQYNTESLKLGLYGAAPMAPSLVHALHDRFGIGLVQAYGMTEMGPAITFLSEKDQLRKAGSAGQAAFNHDIRVVRTREDGPSDPDDVVPVGETGEIIVKGPCMMAGYFNREEATAKSMYKGWYHSGDIGYLDDEGFLYVNDRVDDMIISGGENIYPREVEDVLHAHEGVLDVAIVGQPDDRWGETVTAFVVKKNPQLTEQDLEDYCKNSESLANYKRPRKYVFCEALPRNASGKIQKFVLRKQLEELFTQG
- a CDS encoding formate/nitrite transporter family protein, which encodes MEMPLLSEVEKLALKKVKIYRQSRLRYILRAMLASMFIGFGVIVAFKTGNYFYLEHSPFAYPMAALTFGAAIILIAYGGGDLFTGNTFYYTYAALRRKMAWLEVTQLWVSSYIGNILGAAVFAFLIFTTGLYEESSVNGFLLSVVEKKMQVPTMELFFRGILCNWLVCLAFFIPMGLKGDGPKMFSMMLFVFCFFISGYEHSIANMCTFAIALVLNHPGTISWGGVFHNLIPVTIGNLIGGGILMAWMYHFVNKPFLDEYKE
- a CDS encoding threonine/serine exporter family protein, whose protein sequence is MENEKTLTYEIMEVCLLAGKIMLQSGGETYRVEDTMMRMAAAFGIENSHSYVTPTGIIFSAEGAEPTKTKLIRISTRSTDLKKVAMVNSISRRITSGELNLESALTLLKELDALNVTFPFMVQVAAASIASGCFMIMFMGEWIDFIPAMLSGGVGYIGFLYFHRYIPVKFFSEFLASFIIGLLSFFLVKIGAGQQLDKIIIGSVMTLVPGLLVTNAVRDLMAGHLVSGLSKGAEALLTAFAIGSGIAVVLSFV
- the recQ gene encoding DNA helicase RecQ, translated to MLFEKAQQLLESHFGYSSFRNGQELAIQSVLAGENTICVMPTGGGKSICYQIPALVLPGTTIVISPLISLMKDQVDALVQVGIPATFINSSLNYNEANQRIWEAKQGMYKLLYVAPERLESREFIEDLKQMDIPLVAVDEAHCISQWGHDFRPSYRHIQQMVRSLPQKPNVIALTATATPRVRDDICETLNIEEENSIITGFERENLTFSVIKGQDRLHFVRDYLKKNEKEAGIIYAATRKNVDQLYERLKKENINVARYHAGMGDAERISEQDRFLKDEASVMVATSAFGMGIDKSNIRYVLHFQLPKNMESYYQEAGRAGRDGLESECILLYSSQDVQVQRFLIDQSSDRSRIHAELEKLQQMVDYCHTENCLQEFILKYFGETETETCGRCGNCLDSRSSNDVTKEAQMVMSCIIRMGQRFGKTLTAQVLTGSKNKKVTEMGFDKLTTYGIMKEKGSKEVSDFIEFLISQELIAIEQGQFPTIFVSPKGKDVLLGKEQVHRRETVKVREISQDDPLFETLREVRRAIAETEKVPPFVIFSDAALKDMCARLPRTNEEFLNVSGVGEHKLKKYGLNFIQAIRSFCEAHPERQAEQPQAATPKKATKKAVGDSHLETFQLHEQNVSIEQIAQKRDLALSTVENHLIQCAQQGMSVDFTRLIPADYLQLIEKVVEEVGRDRLKPIKEQLPEEVSYFMIKGYIYFLSKNK